The Drosophila nasuta strain 15112-1781.00 chromosome 2R, ASM2355853v1, whole genome shotgun sequence genome segment ACGAGTAcggaaaacaaataaaacaataataaagtttGTAAGTGATGGGTTCTTTgaatgataaattaaaattgtcttGTGGCTAATTTCGCCTCTTACAGTACAATGATTTGGGTACCATTTAAGTCTAAGCCATAAAATATTGGTAAcctttttaaaacaatattgcTGTGTCAAAACGCATTTGATTGAATGTTTCTAAAAAAGGAGCTTTATTCACAACAGTTTTATTTAAGTCCTGTGGCAGATAGTGATCACTAGCAAGATTTTGTTTAAACCGATGGAATATACGATATAGATACAAGATACAGAAAGGCGCATTATTTCAAAAAGATAGTTACTTTCgttttttcaaaaaatttggACACCGTCTAGAACATTTTCTTCAAGAAGCTATTTTACAGTTTGTTTCGCTTTAATAGGAATATGTGGTAGTCGTAGGAGATACAGGACTGTGTCTCCGCTAAAGTAAACTGCTTTCGATGCACTGCTTTCAATGAACTGCTTGACAATGGCGTGGAAAACTGCTTACTCAaatgctttttaaatttttgcgcCAAGGCATTTCGTTTGAAATGTGCAAATGTAATGTTAATGGtttacaatttgaaaattacaGCATTTTCCAAACTATAGTTTAAAATGTAAGTTGAAGTTGATTTGTAATTCTACAATAAGTAGAGAATGCAGAGACTAAGAGAGCATCAGTTCTTGTGATGGTATTCGTGAGATCAATACCATCACATTCGTTTAAACAATAGCTTATGCGGTATTACGTATTTTTACTCAGAGAGCGCCGCAATCTCTGGTTGTGTTAGTGTGTTTCAAGCAAAtactaacacatacacatatttatatggCATGTGAGTTATCATGAACGCCATATTGGAAACTGATATTGACTTTGGCAGTGAGAGAGCGTTTTATCAATGTTAAGGCTaagatacaattttttaaataatccgataaatataaataaacttaaactATTCATAGAACagttttcacatttttaatgtacaCCCTGTATAAGCTGACGGACTCTAGACTAGGCGCTACACGTGGCCTGTCCCTCTTACCCGCTCTACCTGCTTTGAGTTCCATTGCTTATCTTTCCGTTgagcacaacaaaacaataacacaTTCGTTAAGCACGAGAAATACAAAGTGAATAGGGACGGCTGTGTTGTTGACAAGCAGGTCTTGGACTGGGAACGCGCATGCAATGGAAATTTACTAGAGAATTTCAAACGAAATTCATTTATTGCGTTGTTTTTATGAAGTAAACCTCTGCTGATGGAAAAAACCCCGTCATTTTGCATGCGAATCACTTTTAaatgactttttttttaattacttgcgaaaactataaacaaaataaatttgtacaCTTATCGTATCCATTGGAAGACATCCTCACTGCCTGACTGTCATATAGTGTCTGACCAAGTTGTCAGCCGAGTAGATCCGACTGTTCCTACACATATTGGCGCTGAGCGTATTTCTGTCATTGTATTCGTAAAATGTGTGCATGACACCTATACAAGCACACCTCTCGCAGCTCTCTTGACAAATATTCGTGTACATGCACTCACATTGTATTGGTAATCGTGTGAGATACACCAATACACTCAAGCGATGCGCTGCTCTCTGCGCTAGCGAAGAGCGTGCAGCGTAAAAATTGTGTCTGTGTTGTAAACACTAATACTATGACAATACTTGTTGCTCTCTTTATTTCTGGACTCTCTGTTTACTTTCTGATCATTGTGAACTTcaaaacagctgtttggcTAGGTCGTGTAGCGCACTCTtcaaaagatacaaatgtatttagatacatttttgaaatggAACAACTTTCCATAAATTTTGCAACAAACTTGTAATTTACTGGCACACCtctattaataaaaataacattttgggttaatttttaaatattctttcttttttttatttctttttaacttttttcttATCTTTCGGGCACTTTCTTATATGTAcgtgtatatataatataattatatatagtttGTATTAAATGTATAGTTAATTGTGTGTCGATGACATCACTTACGCATTACGAGAACTTAGAAACTTAGTTAGTACTTAACAATAACTTATATCAGATCAGTTATCGCAATTATTGAGTAGTTTGTGCATATTGTAAAGgctattatttacaatttaaagaaTACATCGATGTTAgtcctctcctctcctctccttcTTCGCAACCCGCTCTGCCAACTATCGATAATGAGCTTGGAATAATCCGCATGCAGCAGACGACGAGTATCCTTTGGTGGCCTGGGAAGACCACAGCCACAATCAAATGTTCAGGCAACGCAGCTTTGTCTCTGGTATGCGGGATGTGAACTCGAACGATGGCGGTCTACGCAGATCCTCGTGTGAGTCGCGTCTTATGCGATCCGGATTGCGACCCATCACAGAGGACAGTGGGATCTCCATGCGATAGATCTCTTCCAGCACCAGTCGCTCCAGATCGAATAAGTGTTCATCTCGCACACCAGGGATTTCATCGTGCATAAACAGCGCCAATCGCAGCAGATATTCCGCATTATGGCCACTGGGACCGCGGCAGTTGGCGATTTGCCGCGCTATTACAGCCAATGGGGCATCGCCGGCCCAGTGACGATTCTCTGGCGTGGCCACATAGACCAGCACCTCGACAGCCTCGCCGCTAAAGGGCGTGTCATGCGATGCGACGCGGGGAAAGAATTTTGTTTCGAGTGTTGCATAGCCACCTGTTGAATGCAGATCAAACAAAGTGCTCAAGTTAGTCAACATATCATTAGAGATAAGCTGGAAGCACTTGATTACTTACCGAGTGTGCACTCGCGTTGCTTGAGATACTCCAGAGCCGTTGAACCCGTTATTCTGTAGGCACAGCCCCAAGTAATGCCCtgcaaataataagaaaatcatattaaataagGAAAAGAttgtcaaatttaatttgttttaatttaaaaaagcagaaaaaatacGTTTTTAGCCCCAAATAGTTTTTGACCAGCCGCGGATTTGAACCGGCACACTTTTATACGCGCTAATGATaatacgattttttttgaCTGCGCCTATGCTTATAATTCCCAACTACTTATTCGGCACATGGCACGTATAAATAGCGGCAAGCGATAGTTTCGTCAGGCCGTTTCGAGTTTTTCATGCTTGTCTCTCGGGGTCACAAACGAGCTCCTGGTAGCTCTCCATGACACCCTGGGTAAAGTCCCCGGGCCTAGGATAGAAAGTATCAAGGCGTAAAAAGTTGTATTTATACAATTCGCCTATATTTCGCGGTAATTCGCCTTGCGTACTCCAATGAAGAGGGACCTGTAAAAGGGTCTCGAATTGTTGCGCTCGGTTGACTGCGGAAATGTGCCAGAGATTCCATTAGATATAGGCAAGTGGGGGCGTGTCTTCAAACCACACGTCGCCCATACGGAATGGGGCTTACTTTGAGAAACTCGAATAAAAGGCTAAAGCTACTTTTTGCGCTATGCTTGTGTCTTCCCTACTTTATAACTTATTATAGTACTGTGATGACTGCTCACCTCTTTGTCTTCCACAAGTGTTGCGACACGTCCCGGCTGTAagcagaaagaaagaaagaaaacattttgttgtgttaaGAAAAtgcgttttcatttttaaaagtttgaTGAGTTATAAAAGCGAGTTTCAGTGTCTGGGATTTGCACGTTCTGTTTGTTTACTTGCAAGCGGACCTTgacttattttcttttacattgttgctgcttgttaattgcaattgcaattgcaattttgacTTTGTGTTgcgcaaaagaaaacattttgcaaacaaagtcgcaaaataaatactgaatatgTCATCAAAAATAGTGAACGTTATTGCTCAAAGAAGTATTGTAGAGGGAGAGAATGTGAGAGTGTATCGAATGAAGTCCGTTGCTGATAACAGACTTGGGTTAGGTAATGTGTGTACAGGTGAAACTGGGCAACAAAGCTATGAGAGCACTTACCGCATCTTCGGTGCCGCGATGTGTTGCGTTGCCCTGCCAGAAGCGTCGCACATAGCCTCTTATGTAGCCTGTGATGCACTTGTTGTAGGTGAAGCCCGGAATCCAGCACAACGAGCCATAGCCAAAGACCCAGCACGAGGCGATGTCcacgttgttgttattactcGGCCGATTCTCCTGATCATTATTGCCagcattattgttgttgttattgttgttgctatccTCATCGCCACCCAGCGTGCCATTGGTGAAGAGGTTCTTGAAGTGAGCCGGCACTTCGGTGGGTGGCTGATGTCCGCTAAAGTGCGCCATCTTGATGTTTTGGTGCCCAAAAGTGTTTCTCGGGTAGAAAGTTAAGCGTCTACGCTATCACACTGTGAATTTAAGCCTGCGCAGCCAAACGATATTCTCACGTTTGTTGTCTCGATTCTCGATTCGATATCTCTTCTAtagtgtgttgtttgtttctgttgtttgtgttgctgtgtgtggCACTTGGCTTTTATAGTCGCATGTTGGGGCATGCAATTTGTTGCCGCTATCTCACGCTTAGCattgcttctgcttcagcttACTGTGTGTAGGAGAAAGAAGAAAACGTAGACACAATTTAGttattacataaaaaaagaataaattacaaaatacaatttttttttgttgttttttcaattttttttttgtcaatgGAACAGTTGAGCCAAAGCTTACTTGATTTTTATCAAATGTGTCACACCACGCGCTTTCTATAACGTTCAATTACGAGTATTATTGTGTGTTTTAGTAGTATAATATAGTTTAGAGTGTAGTAGAAAAGATTCAGCACACGTCTgtcaattgttttgttgttgagaGACTAAATAGTTCCGCTAGCAGCCGGGAGCTAAAACCGCGCGACTGCCGCCGATCCTAAGTTCAAATTAAACAGCCGCACGGCCAAtgcgaaaaacgaaaacatttctgagcgaaaaataaatatcacaCAATATATACGACGAGCTATAcgaataaacacacacacgaatgCGAATATATTGtaggaaatatatttatgacgCTCTGTCTAAGTCGTCTGCGGCGTCGGCGCACTGGACTTATCTCTGAATCTACTCGCAAAGTACACATAAAGCTACTCACACTcgtattcacattcacattcacactcgcactcgcaattcgcattcgtattcaaattgttgttgctctcacGGGCACGCTCCCTTCGTCTCGCTCTTTCTCCCACTATCAGCGAATAGTGAAACCGAAACGAACAAGTTCTTTTTGCTTTCAGTGTGTGTTAGGGTAAGGTTGACTTGCTTCAAACAAGATCGTCGATCGTCGCCCTTTACTAGATAGATACTTaaaagcatattaaaatacaatattatcaatttagattttattgttaactttCCAGTTAAATGACGcagcaaaaaaccaaaatatgaaattggtACTTGAGAATTAAACAATCATTCGTTCATCATAAATTGAgtcgaaaaaaattgaagtggatttatttgaagtatttaataaactcaatttaatgaaattatgaattgattagaattataaaaatgtgattTGCAAAATTGCTAATCAGATGTTTAAAATAGTCAGACTGATTTATGGACAACGTGttctataatttatatttatactattatttgcacttattttgtgtttgtcgATTATAAAACCGAATAATAATTTTGGATTTCCCACAGCTGCGGTTCCTAGAGTTTTTGTTTGATAAACAAAGGCATGCCATCTAGAGAGTTAgcattgcaaaaacaaaagaattctTGCAGCTCTCGCAGGAAATCCATCAAcgcttcattttttttttggcaaagtTCTATTCCGTACCATAATGTCTGGCACGCTTAGATATGGCAACTCGTCTTTACGGTATGCGagacatttgtttttttggcacaagctgacacacacacacacgcacacacatggacACATCGATAGGCGAGTAAATAAACGCCCATTGAGAGAAATACACGCAATAGTATAATGCCTTCTTTTTCTACTTTTCGGCTCTGTGTTGCTTTTCTTTGCCAAACACATGCTAGTTTTAAGCTCTGGAATGGTTGGGGTACTTGGGGAGGGGGTGGCAAGTGGATTTGGGGCTTGGATTAAGCTGCGTAGCTGCTGTTGAATAAGTTCGGCACCATGAAATGCTCGGCATGTTTGGGCGCTCAGCTGCGAGTTGTATCGCACTCTTATCAACTCGTCACacttctcttttttgttatgtgtatgtatatgtgtgtgctttgtatttttagccaatttttaatgtgctcatgcatatgtatatcgagtcgagtcgagtattgaatatttaaacattttgcagACTTTGTTTTGATTATAGTCTACCCCACGCAGCCATTTGTTTTCCTCACGCTCTTTCTAAATAtcagcgttttttttttgcctcttTCTTTGCACGAATTTTAGCATAATTATGGaccgatatatatatatgtgtgtatagatataaaaacacatacacatccaGTCGAAGCGATGACCCAAAAATGCGCATGGAATGGAAAATAACCGAAAGCTTTAAATACCTTAAGAGGAGGCACACGCACATCCGTGACAACAACATTCGTCAGTACATTTACCCACAAGCGtatgttatacataaatacatactcatactcatatgTGAGAAcgcttttcttttcatatctttactttgctttgctttggttttcaTTGCCTGCCCGCCTGCTGCCATTCATTCGTGTCgtcgttacgtatacgcaacgttgccGCTTTGCGTGCAAACACAAATGAAGCAAAATACTTTGTTTATACTTGTTTGTAAGCATGTATGTGAGTACGTACGTATGGATGTACGTATGTGCCAGAGATACTCGCTACACATTGCTGAATCCTTGATACTGAACTTTTTTCATTGTGAAAGTTTTTTGCAAACGGTTCAAGGTTGCAATTTTCTCACATCTACATCCAAGCGGGGGGGCAGgcacttgccacttggcagAGGGGATTAATTGCTCGCTTGTGTGTCTCTCACATTCTGatattctttcttttatttttggctacCAGGCGCTACAGAAAAGTAGTCACACACAGTGGCAGTCACAGCCACAGACAATTTCCTCAGTCATAGTACACGAGTACACATGCTTTGCAATTTACAAAAGATACaaagacacatacacacagatacTCAGATACTCAGCTACTGTGTGGTGTCGTCAATATTCATGCATATATAGATACGAGAATGTATCTAGATGTATATACGATTGTGCGGCTTAAATTCGTCAACAATaacacagcaaaagcaaataaaagcgtAGACGAAGCCATGTGATGGACACATGCACCATCATTATTCATTTGGTTGAATATCTTCTAGATGCATTTATATCTTATAGTTTGTCGCTTAATGCAAACAATACTATAATTGTGTGAACTACAATTTAGCACTTAGTGCACTCGCCCAGCAATCAATTAGGGCTATCGCTGTCCAACGACTAAATGAACGCCTCTGCTCGACAGTTACTTTGGCTAATTAAGTAATTGCAACGTGTCGCTATGCAAGAAAACAATCTCGCATCGCAAATATTTCAAGTACACTGTGTAACAAATTTTAGGGCACTTGAGGAGaattaattgataataagTTGCGGGCTTGCAATTtagcaaatcaattaaattatagttTGTTTTTCGAGCACGTAATCCACGTGActaagctaaaaataaatggctaataaatattttcaattgcacTCTACAAGTGGGCAAAGTGGGGGCTACCTGGTAAAAGTGATTAACAAATAGACGCGACAAGACGAGACgaaacttaaacttaaatatCAATTCAAATGTTTGCATCTGATTAgatttttactattatttttattattattatggttaTATGACGCGACGTGGCATTGATAAGCATTTTCTCTCCATGTTTCCGTGGGGTGTTTGCAAAACTTGCCCCAGACAGAaagtgtgttttatttatgaactGAGCACTCGATAAGAGCAAAGCCAGTAGACTATAGTCTACTATACTTCTATAGAAGGCAGTCGACAGCTGTGCTGAAAACAAAGTGTCTGATAAAGCGATCAAGTCTGTTTTGATTGcgcaaaatgtaaacaataatTGACGAGCTTTGTTGTCTTCATATCGAAAGGTGTGTTGTCGTCGCCTCTCTAATTAACACAATTGGGTTAATTTCTGAGAGTGttaacattttcattgttgCCTTTGTGATGGATGTGTTCGAAGATTTGCGAACATGTTTTGAAGATAGTTGCAGAAAGTTAAGATTGATTCCTtgaaaagcaaatgaaatctAACGCGTTTTTAATAAGTTTGCTTATTGAActttaatagaaaagaaaattaacgGTATTTAATACTCTTTATTCTTTCAGCAAAcaagttaaatttaatgtttattcAGGTAAGAAATCTTATCTACGTCATTAACTGACCATTTATATAGTTTCGACTTTGATACTTTCGAATAATTGGAAACACATTTTTAAGATAGTCgcaaaaagttaaaattgattccttgaaaataaaattaaatctaacgattttttaatatttttgattttagcattttaatcgtagttatttaagaataaatttaacatttattaaaaattcgtTTCAGGTTTCTAATGTACTTATTGTATTTTCTTCTGTCGGTTAGGAAAGgaatatttaaagtttgttCTTTCAGCAAcaagttaaatttaatgttttttcaCTTTAAGATATCTTATCTACGTCATAAACTGACCATTTATCTAGTTTCGACTTTGATACTTTCGAATAATTGGGGGCAGGTTTTTAAGATAGTCGCAAAAAGTTAAGATTGATTccttaaaaagaaaattaaaggtaATGGAAATTCAagtttatgaaataaaaatgccgGCACGTTttgattttgcatttcaagatgaattcttttgatttaaattcagATTCAGAGAACATATATTTGAGTATC includes the following:
- the LOC132785821 gene encoding glutathione-specific gamma-glutamylcyclotransferase 1 — encoded protein: MAHFSGHQPPTEVPAHFKNLFTNGTLGGDEDSNNNNNNNNAGNNDQENRPSNNNNVDIASCWVFGYGSLCWIPGFTYNKCITGYIRGYVRRFWQGNATHRGTEDAPGRVATLVEDKEGITWGCAYRITGSTALEYLKQRECTLGGYATLETKFFPRVASHDTPFSGEAVEVLVYVATPENRHWAGDAPLAVIARQIANCRGPSGHNAEYLLRLALFMHDEIPGVRDEHLFDLERLVLEEIYRMEIPLSSVMGRNPDRIRRDSHEDLRRPPSFEFTSRIPETKLRCLNI